The genomic interval CATTTCTGATTTGAGCCGATGAGTAGTGAATTTGCCCATCCATGCCAAAGTCTCCATTACAGACAAGCTCTTTGACTCTAGGCTGCAACTTCCAGAGGGTCGTTATGAAGCCCGTTTTTGTGGTAAAGCGTAGATGAGACCGCCAGTTTGTTCCGCATAGTGGCAAGAACGGGCTCTGAAACTTCAAACACACCGCAGCAAACAGGGCGTTTGCCATATCCATCAGCGCGCCCTAATTCCTGAACCTTTACACCAGCGCGGCGATAGACCAGCTTCATCTGTGGCTCGTAATTGGACACCATGGTGTGAATGCCATGATCAAGCGCACATTCGCACAGTGCCAGAAACAGCAGGCTGAATGCGCGGCTGGCTTCCATCGAGGGATAGACCGCGTTGATGGCTTCCTGGTCGATGCACATACGGGTGCCTTCCCAAATGCCCGGGGCAGAAAGGGAGACTTGATTGGGGAATGTTCTTCTGAAAACATCATAAAGAAGAGTAGGGCCAGTTGTCGGCATCAAGCGCATAGAGCCATATAGCTCTGTGCGGTCATCGTTGCACCAAACCAGATATGCTGGCATTTTCTCATCATAAATATCGCGCTCATAGTCACCATCGACTGAAACATCCCAGTCGAGCTGGTCAGAGAAAACCTCTTTGCGCAGCTTGAACATGCGGTCCATTAAAATCGGATATTTATGATATTCATGCGCTTCAATTGTCACAAACATCTATTAGCTCCATCGGCAAAATTGATGGCTCCACAATGTTTCAAAACCTATGAAGATGGAATTCGCATAAATGGGTGAACACATATAGCTTCACACATATGTGTTGATTTCTCGTCTGGCGGCCCGTTGCATGTGAGGGAAGGTCAGGCGCCGATCAGATGTAAGGTGATGGCCTTGGCAACAGCCTGTGACATGTTGGAACAATTGAGTTTGTAGCGGGCCGAACGCATATAGGTGCGCACGGTATGTTCTGAAATGCCAACAATGAGGGCGATTTCCTTATAGTCCTTGCCCTTTGCCGACCAATGCAGGATTTCCAGTTCCCGTGGACTGAGAACCGGAACCGGATCTTCATCACCGAACAATTCAACAATGGCTTTTTTATGCAGAACATGGGCAAGCTCCATCCAATCTTGACGGAAAGATTTGACGAAGTCGGACCAGTTGGTCTCTCCGGGCCTGGAATTCACCGAAAGCAGGGCCCGTCGGCCAACCTTGTCGGTGATAGGAATGGAATATCCGTACTCTCCCATGCCGTGG from uncultured Cohaesibacter sp. carries:
- a CDS encoding acyl-homoserine-lactone synthase, which translates into the protein MFVTIEAHEYHKYPILMDRMFKLRKEVFSDQLDWDVSVDGDYERDIYDEKMPAYLVWCNDDRTELYGSMRLMPTTGPTLLYDVFRRTFPNQVSLSAPGIWEGTRMCIDQEAINAVYPSMEASRAFSLLFLALCECALDHGIHTMVSNYEPQMKLVYRRAGVKVQELGRADGYGKRPVCCGVFEVSEPVLATMRNKLAVSSTLYHKNGLHNDPLEVAA
- a CDS encoding LuxR family transcriptional regulator yields the protein MTETSDRFLLLRETIFREIKKAENVEKAVFELRDGYRLGHVTYHMAQTVTADMQIDSPFVRTTYPPDWIAIYLTRSYVTIDPVVKEGLRRSLPFDWSEIEPTGEAVEMMSNFQVHGMGEYGYSIPITDKVGRRALLSVNSRPGETNWSDFVKSFRQDWMELAHVLHKKAIVELFGDEDPVPVLSPRELEILHWSAKGKDYKEIALIVGISEHTVRTYMRSARYKLNCSNMSQAVAKAITLHLIGA